One window of Brevibacterium pigmentatum genomic DNA carries:
- the ehuB gene encoding ectoine/hydroxyectoine ABC transporter substrate-binding protein EhuB translates to MKLKGLAAATSILALTLTLGACGGSDSDESALQKAIDEGKISVGFAGEAPYSFEEGGELQGASVALAKAVFKELGVEDVEGVNTEFGSLIPGLNADRFDAISAGMSILPDRCEQASFGDPEFMYTTALMTKEGKLDGMKNLDDVKEKGVKLATMTGAIESDYAKDLGIKTQQVGTPQDGMDAVTTGRADVFALTAISLNWMAKNSEDSGVEVSDSFVQEIDGVPQVGAGATVFRSDDEELRDEWNKGLEKIVSDEKAYLDVVGDYGFTKEERPDGSITTDQLCKGELPTADS, encoded by the coding sequence ATGAAACTCAAAGGACTGGCCGCCGCGACATCGATTCTCGCGCTGACGCTGACTCTCGGTGCCTGCGGCGGAAGCGACTCCGACGAGTCCGCTCTGCAGAAGGCCATCGACGAAGGAAAGATCTCTGTCGGCTTCGCTGGTGAAGCCCCGTACAGCTTCGAAGAGGGCGGCGAACTCCAAGGAGCGTCGGTCGCTCTGGCGAAAGCCGTGTTCAAGGAGCTCGGCGTCGAGGACGTCGAAGGCGTCAACACCGAGTTCGGCTCTCTCATCCCCGGCCTCAATGCCGATCGCTTCGATGCGATCTCGGCCGGCATGTCGATCCTGCCCGACCGCTGCGAACAGGCGTCCTTCGGTGACCCCGAGTTCATGTACACCACTGCCCTGATGACCAAGGAAGGCAAGCTCGACGGGATGAAGAATCTCGACGACGTCAAGGAGAAGGGCGTCAAGCTCGCCACCATGACCGGCGCCATCGAATCCGACTACGCCAAGGACCTCGGCATCAAGACCCAGCAGGTCGGCACCCCGCAGGACGGCATGGACGCCGTGACCACCGGTCGCGCCGATGTCTTCGCGCTCACCGCCATCTCGCTCAACTGGATGGCGAAGAACAGCGAGGACTCCGGTGTCGAGGTCAGCGATTCCTTCGTCCAGGAGATCGACGGAGTGCCGCAGGTCGGTGCCGGTGCCACGGTATTCCGCAGCGATGACGAGGAACTGCGCGACGAATGGAACAAGGGCCTGGAGAAGATCGTCTCCGACGAGAAGGCCTACCTCGACGTCGTCGGCGACTACGGATTCACGAAGGAAGAGCGCCCCGACGGTTCGATCACGACCGATCAGCTGTGCAAGGGCGAACTTCCCACCGCTGATTCCTGA
- a CDS encoding DUF3515 domain-containing protein, whose amino-acid sequence MRSRPASTRRSPRPAHRRRSLTFVALAAVVTGLAVTGCSRTVIVEPAKDAADPKCADILLTLPDEISGEKARTTSSQGTKAWGDPNVAVLRCGVTPPGPTTDQCVSVSGVDWISKPVEDDDSTWRFTSYGRTPAVEVLVNRKAESGNDVLAAISPTLSKFPPENECVGAEDIAG is encoded by the coding sequence ATGAGATCTCGCCCTGCTTCGACGCGCCGTTCTCCGCGTCCCGCGCACCGTCGTCGTTCTCTCACCTTCGTCGCCCTGGCCGCGGTGGTCACGGGTCTCGCGGTGACCGGATGTTCGCGCACCGTCATCGTCGAACCGGCCAAGGATGCGGCGGATCCGAAGTGTGCCGACATCCTGCTCACCCTGCCGGATGAGATCTCGGGTGAGAAGGCACGTACGACCTCCTCGCAGGGCACGAAGGCCTGGGGCGATCCCAACGTCGCGGTGCTGCGCTGCGGAGTCACTCCTCCCGGGCCGACGACGGATCAGTGCGTGAGCGTGTCCGGGGTCGATTGGATCTCGAAGCCGGTCGAGGACGATGATTCGACGTGGAGGTTCACCAGCTACGGGCGCACGCCGGCCGTCGAGGTGCTCGTCAACCGCAAGGCCGAGTCAGGCAATGACGTGCTCGCCGCGATCTCACCGACCCTGTCGAAGTTCCCTCCGGAGAACGAGTGCGTCGGCGCCGAGGACATCGCCGGCTAG
- the ehuC gene encoding ectoine/hydroxyectoine ABC transporter permease subunit EhuC, with product MNDNVTTLLNFLPQVWEGVQTTIILTVAGSIGAVIIALILGLTMTSPSAWLRVPARIVVEFFRGTSLLVQLFWLFYVLPLLGVDFDPMACGVAALALNYGAYSAEVVRSSIKTVAPGQWEAAIALSLSPTRRMIRVIFPQAWALMIPSLATLLIQLLKGTAVVSFITLSDLTDKTEQLRQATGDTMFAYSISLLIYFALAWLLQEFMNFLERRATAALGRRRPNSRTDRREARHTARADAARAKAGDL from the coding sequence ATGAATGACAATGTCACGACGTTGCTGAACTTCCTCCCACAGGTGTGGGAGGGAGTTCAGACAACCATCATCCTCACGGTGGCCGGCAGCATCGGCGCCGTCATCATCGCCCTCATCCTCGGTCTGACGATGACGTCGCCGAGCGCCTGGCTGCGCGTTCCGGCCCGCATCGTGGTCGAGTTCTTCCGCGGCACCTCGCTGCTCGTGCAGCTCTTCTGGCTGTTCTACGTTCTCCCGCTCCTCGGCGTCGATTTCGACCCCATGGCCTGCGGTGTCGCTGCTCTGGCACTGAACTACGGAGCCTATTCCGCCGAGGTGGTCCGCTCGTCGATCAAGACAGTGGCCCCCGGCCAGTGGGAGGCTGCGATCGCGCTGAGCCTCTCCCCCACCCGCCGCATGATCCGCGTGATCTTCCCGCAGGCGTGGGCACTGATGATTCCGTCCTTGGCGACGCTGCTCATCCAGCTGCTCAAGGGCACGGCGGTCGTCTCCTTCATCACGCTCTCCGACCTCACCGACAAGACCGAACAGCTGCGCCAGGCGACCGGCGACACGATGTTCGCCTATTCGATCAGCCTCCTCATCTACTTCGCACTGGCGTGGCTGCTCCAGGAGTTCATGAACTTCCTCGAACGCAGGGCCACCGCCGCTCTGGGCCGCAGACGCCCGAACTCGCGCACCGATCGTCGCGAGGCCAGGCACACGGCCCGGGCCGATGCGGCACGCGCGAAGGCAGGTGACCTCTGA
- the ehuD gene encoding ectoine/hydroxyectoine ABC transporter permease subunit EhuD has product MWNWEFAAEALPILLRGFVNTLIATVVGTVIAAILGLILAVAIRGLPRWINWLVRLIVAFIRNTPLVVQLLFVYYAFADIPGLVNVPALVIGFIVIGIHYSTYMSESYRAGIDSVPPGQFEAATALSLPPVRTFTAIVLPQALRATIPSLGNYAVAMFKDTPFLFAISVVELVTAAKEFGGSTFAYTEAFTLAGIIFLIASYPTSLLIQRLDRRLASY; this is encoded by the coding sequence ATGTGGAATTGGGAATTCGCCGCCGAGGCGCTGCCGATCCTGCTCCGCGGGTTCGTCAACACTCTCATCGCCACCGTCGTCGGCACCGTCATCGCCGCCATCCTCGGCCTCATCCTGGCCGTGGCCATCCGTGGTCTGCCACGCTGGATCAATTGGCTCGTCCGCCTCATCGTGGCGTTCATCCGCAACACTCCGCTGGTCGTCCAGCTGCTGTTCGTCTACTACGCGTTCGCCGACATTCCGGGTCTGGTCAATGTGCCTGCGCTCGTCATCGGCTTCATCGTCATCGGCATCCACTATTCGACGTACATGTCCGAAAGCTACCGGGCCGGGATCGACTCGGTGCCGCCGGGCCAGTTCGAGGCCGCTACTGCGCTGTCGCTGCCGCCGGTGCGCACCTTCACCGCGATCGTGCTGCCGCAGGCTCTGCGGGCGACCATTCCGTCGCTGGGCAATTACGCGGTCGCGATGTTCAAGGACACCCCATTCCTGTTCGCGATCTCCGTCGTCGAGCTCGTCACCGCGGCGAAGGAATTCGGCGGATCGACCTTCGCCTACACGGAAGCCTTCACTCTGGCGGGAATCATCTTCCTCATCGCCAGCTACCCGACCTCACTGCTCATTCAGAGATTGGATCGACGCCTTGCCTCCTACTGA
- a CDS encoding GntR family transcriptional regulator: MTNPPTSELPVLRKVVRASTIDLIVDQIRNAIYSGSLEPGQSINEVRTAELLEVSRPSLREALQRLISEGVMTHAPGRGVHVRRMRTADIDDVYAVREATESQAVKLIVRQGRSTSRIRQALRELEHAIEENVARTIGDADLNFHHAIVACSGSARLTDLMKVSMVHTRLLSLSDQRGYEVRCDLIDSHRKLAEAVAAGDEPRSLAIVARIMAEAASRLHGPEDGFEAQVVKGHDDETPADDQWLQLRERPNDTMRA, encoded by the coding sequence GTGACGAATCCTCCGACTTCCGAGCTCCCGGTGCTGCGCAAAGTGGTCCGCGCTTCGACGATCGACCTCATCGTCGACCAGATCCGCAACGCCATCTATTCCGGTTCGCTCGAGCCCGGTCAGTCGATCAACGAGGTGCGCACGGCCGAGCTGCTCGAGGTGTCGCGACCGTCCCTGCGGGAGGCTCTGCAGCGTCTCATCAGCGAAGGCGTGATGACGCATGCTCCCGGACGTGGCGTGCATGTGCGGAGGATGCGCACCGCAGACATCGACGACGTCTACGCCGTTCGCGAGGCGACCGAATCTCAGGCGGTCAAGCTCATCGTCCGGCAGGGGCGGTCCACGTCACGGATCCGCCAGGCGCTGCGGGAGCTCGAACACGCCATCGAGGAAAACGTTGCGCGCACGATCGGCGATGCCGACCTCAACTTCCACCACGCGATCGTCGCGTGCTCCGGATCGGCGCGGCTGACCGACCTCATGAAGGTCTCAATGGTCCACACCCGGCTGCTGTCGCTGTCCGATCAGCGCGGCTACGAGGTCCGGTGCGACCTCATCGACAGCCACCGCAAACTCGCCGAGGCGGTCGCCGCCGGTGACGAACCCCGTTCGCTGGCGATCGTCGCCCGGATCATGGCCGAAGCGGCCTCGCGTCTGCACGGACCCGAAGACGGTTTCGAAGCTCAGGTGGTCAAAGGCCACGACGACGAGACACCCGCCGACGATCAGTGGCTGCAGCTGCGTGAGCGTCCGAACGATACGATGAGGGCATGA
- the rsmD gene encoding 16S rRNA (guanine(966)-N(2))-methyltransferase RsmD, protein MRIIAGAHKGARLTSPSGANTRPTSDRVKESLFSMLDGYGVLQAANVLDLFAGSGGLGFEAMSRGAAQVDFVDSSLASLRALESNADKLGLDHSATVHAGDVLHFLSGLPGPSHPESRVFDLVFMDPPYPLGEDAVTQILSRLSTHLDMESIVVVERAARSPEPTMPEGLEVFRAKTFGETAIHFVQLVGEPDSDQPAAD, encoded by the coding sequence ATGAGAATCATCGCCGGAGCGCACAAAGGGGCCAGACTGACCTCCCCGTCGGGGGCGAATACCCGGCCGACGTCCGACCGTGTCAAGGAATCATTGTTCTCCATGCTCGACGGCTACGGAGTGCTGCAGGCCGCGAATGTCCTCGACCTCTTCGCCGGTTCCGGTGGCCTTGGCTTCGAAGCGATGTCCCGGGGCGCCGCGCAGGTCGATTTCGTCGATTCCTCCCTGGCCTCGTTGCGAGCCCTGGAATCCAACGCGGACAAGCTCGGCCTCGATCACTCCGCGACGGTCCACGCCGGGGACGTGCTCCACTTCCTGTCCGGACTGCCCGGACCCAGCCACCCGGAGTCACGGGTCTTCGACCTCGTGTTCATGGACCCGCCCTACCCGCTGGGTGAGGACGCGGTCACGCAGATCCTCAGCCGGCTGAGCACGCACTTGGACATGGAGTCCATCGTCGTCGTCGAACGCGCCGCACGCTCGCCGGAGCCGACGATGCCGGAGGGCCTCGAAGTCTTCCGGGCGAAGACCTTCGGCGAGACTGCGATCCACTTCGTCCAGCTCGTCGGGGAGCCTGACTCGGACCAGCCCGCGGCTGACTAG
- the thiL gene encoding thiamine-phosphate kinase, translating into MTRLSELGESHIVSRLLTRNPEPAHVIVGPGDDAAVTAPEGRLVSTADMLVENEDFTRDWLDWELLGRKAAAQNLADVCAMGAVPHGLLVSLAVPDDTDIADLEALYSGLFDEAERAGAALECTVPIIGGDLSSSTLIVIAITALGTVPEGSAILRSGAQPGDSLYLAGTVGQAAAGLDLLFAGLRRETAGPELSPLIETQLAPRPDYGALRTISASAMIDVSDGLSLDLARVATASGVGIELDRALLADLIGTLLPAAEFVLDARAANGTAATAEDLALSWVLDGGEDHGFAASAPSRPAPGVGWRRIGRVRTGHDVSLDGTPVPASGFSHFGK; encoded by the coding sequence ATGACCCGACTGTCCGAACTTGGCGAATCACACATCGTCTCCCGCCTGCTCACCCGCAACCCCGAGCCCGCGCACGTGATCGTCGGACCCGGAGACGATGCGGCGGTGACCGCACCGGAGGGTCGACTCGTCTCGACCGCGGACATGCTCGTGGAGAACGAGGACTTCACCCGCGACTGGTTGGACTGGGAGCTGCTCGGACGCAAGGCCGCGGCCCAGAATCTTGCCGATGTCTGCGCCATGGGCGCGGTCCCGCACGGACTGCTCGTGTCCCTGGCCGTTCCCGATGACACGGATATCGCCGACCTCGAAGCGCTGTACTCCGGGCTCTTCGACGAAGCGGAGCGGGCAGGTGCCGCGTTGGAGTGCACGGTGCCGATCATCGGGGGCGATCTGTCGTCATCGACACTCATTGTCATCGCCATCACCGCACTCGGAACGGTGCCGGAGGGTTCCGCGATTCTGCGTTCCGGTGCCCAGCCCGGGGATTCTCTCTATCTGGCCGGGACGGTCGGACAGGCGGCCGCCGGGCTCGACCTGCTCTTCGCTGGCTTGCGACGCGAGACCGCCGGCCCGGAACTGAGTCCCCTCATCGAGACTCAATTGGCCCCACGGCCGGACTACGGTGCACTGCGGACGATCAGCGCGTCTGCGATGATCGACGTCTCCGACGGACTCAGCCTCGACCTCGCCCGGGTGGCGACCGCCTCGGGGGTGGGCATCGAGCTCGATAGGGCTCTGCTGGCCGACCTCATCGGCACGCTGCTGCCGGCGGCCGAATTCGTGCTCGATGCGCGGGCGGCGAATGGGACGGCTGCGACAGCGGAGGATCTGGCCCTGTCCTGGGTCCTCGACGGGGGAGAGGACCACGGCTTCGCCGCGTCTGCGCCGTCGCGTCCGGCCCCTGGAGTAGGCTGGCGGAGAATCGGACGGGTCCGCACCGGACACGATGTCAGCCTCGACGGCACACCCGTGCCGGCGAGCGGTTTCAGCCATTTCGGGAAGTGA
- a CDS encoding DAK2 domain-containing protein, producing MSNAISLNGRLAARWARRAVDRLRKERTEIDELNVFPVPDGDTGTNMYHTLRAAYLAVEELTGPVTLPHVIAALAAGAGRGARGNSGLILAVALQGVADALAGVTVATADAMATALETASDRARAAVARPVDGTMLTVLDAMATEARERADDGADLLEVIAAVRERSRSALRETTGQLTVLREAEVVDAGSTGIVELFDLLYATVTGRTPQDSMLAEVARAPKIIHEATADELEIVAVLATEPTDSLGDELDRLGGTSIVINAAKVHVHVADEATAATVIDRLGEFGIARLDMEDLRMHEEEGETKLIALVKGTGLLMHTALNGATALTPVVGDLFETMSELIAAEDRAVIVIPSSTSALKSLTGLGAYVVRSRNVATLLSALAVYDPFAPAGEIFADMTEAAAGTRVGTIYSADQLASDPPTGMLPVVHEDGEVRAAAGAGFGQGTGSGLVTAVAAHPAQFYRVFIEGRAKTQSTELRTLVEKLADRLLGAGGELLTVVHGPDCAPEVLDHLRDWIQKSHGTVHFQDIDARDPGVLVIMGVE from the coding sequence ATGAGCAACGCCATCAGCCTCAACGGTCGTCTGGCCGCACGCTGGGCCCGCCGCGCCGTCGACCGGCTGCGCAAGGAGCGCACCGAGATCGACGAGCTCAACGTCTTCCCCGTCCCCGACGGCGACACCGGCACGAACATGTACCACACCCTGCGTGCCGCCTACCTCGCAGTGGAAGAGCTCACCGGACCGGTCACCCTCCCGCACGTCATCGCGGCACTCGCTGCCGGAGCCGGACGCGGCGCCCGGGGCAACTCCGGACTCATCCTCGCCGTCGCCCTGCAGGGAGTCGCCGATGCCCTGGCCGGAGTCACCGTCGCCACCGCCGACGCGATGGCCACCGCCCTGGAGACCGCGTCCGACCGTGCCCGGGCCGCCGTCGCCCGTCCCGTCGACGGCACCATGCTCACCGTCCTCGACGCCATGGCCACCGAAGCCCGTGAGCGCGCCGACGACGGAGCAGACCTGCTCGAGGTCATCGCGGCCGTGCGGGAACGCTCCCGATCCGCCCTGCGTGAGACCACCGGACAGCTCACCGTGCTGCGCGAGGCCGAGGTCGTCGACGCCGGATCGACGGGAATCGTCGAACTCTTCGACCTCCTCTACGCCACCGTCACCGGCCGCACACCGCAGGATTCGATGCTCGCCGAGGTGGCCCGCGCACCGAAGATCATCCACGAAGCCACCGCCGACGAACTCGAGATCGTCGCCGTCCTCGCCACCGAACCCACCGACTCGCTCGGCGACGAACTCGACCGCCTCGGCGGAACCTCCATCGTCATCAACGCGGCCAAGGTCCACGTCCATGTCGCCGACGAAGCGACCGCCGCGACCGTCATCGACCGCCTCGGCGAGTTTGGGATCGCTCGGCTCGATATGGAAGACCTGCGCATGCACGAGGAGGAGGGCGAGACGAAGCTCATCGCCCTGGTCAAGGGCACGGGACTGCTCATGCACACCGCGCTCAACGGAGCCACGGCGCTGACCCCGGTGGTGGGGGACCTGTTCGAGACGATGTCCGAACTCATCGCCGCCGAGGACCGGGCGGTCATCGTCATCCCCAGCTCCACCTCGGCGCTGAAGTCCCTGACCGGGCTGGGCGCGTATGTCGTGCGCTCCCGCAACGTCGCCACCCTGCTCTCGGCCCTGGCCGTCTACGATCCCTTCGCACCGGCGGGGGAGATCTTTGCGGACATGACCGAAGCGGCCGCGGGCACCAGGGTGGGCACGATCTACTCGGCCGATCAGCTCGCCTCCGACCCGCCGACAGGGATGCTGCCGGTCGTCCATGAGGATGGGGAAGTCCGCGCGGCGGCTGGTGCAGGTTTCGGGCAGGGCACGGGTTCTGGTCTGGTCACGGCTGTGGCGGCTCATCCGGCGCAGTTCTACCGGGTGTTCATCGAGGGCAGAGCGAAGACTCAGAGCACGGAGCTGCGGACCTTGGTCGAGAAGCTCGCCGATCGGCTGCTCGGGGCCGGGGGAGAGCTGCTCACCGTCGTCCACGGACCCGACTGCGCACCGGAGGTCCTCGACCATCTGCGGGACTGGATCCAGAAGTCACATGGGACCGTCCACTTCCAGGACATCGATGCCAGAGACCCCGGGGTGCTCGTGATCATGGGGGTCGAATGA
- a CDS encoding ATP-dependent DNA helicase RecG, with protein MTTRLEDNFRKADRTHLSKRGVYTVTDLLRFFPRRYLVPGERTELGELPLGETAIIQAEVIRVETRRMKQRKGTITEVIVHDGKQSMKIAFFNQYWLEKSLKPGLTVVFGGKVESFRGQLTLASPVWLNRTEDDHEWTPEDLNSPFPIYPAVKGIAQSRLWSSIKTLLTVAGDEEFEDPLPKGLREAHELPDLRTALEDMHRPRKIEDVERARLRWKWEEALALQTEFASRKATLAAEKATPLLTQGAKSRRFDDDLPYTLTASQVRVGEEIAEDMAADRPMHRLLHGDVGSGKTLVALRAMLTAVDSGAQAAMLAPTEVLAAQHFHSIQSLLDEQMALSPLLSDDDQVTVALMTGSMPAKDRRELALDLVTGNIDIVVGTHALLSASTMFADLGLIVVDEQHRFGVEQREAMRAKGGETTPHTLVMSATPIPRTVAMTVFADLDISTLDEMPAGPKDIATHVVPIVDQPNWYARVRELMRQTVEDGRGVFVVFPRIEPMDIEDPESGEALGQKQGIEDITRKLQETPELSGKKFGLLHGRMSAAEKDRVLADFVRGDIEILVSTTVIEVGVDVARATMMVIIEAENFGVAQLHQLRGRVGRDGSSAMCFLLTEMSETDESYGRLQAVAETLDGFALAEYDLDARGEGDVLSGSQWGGSSLRHLSILRDSEIVAEAKTIAEQIVTIDPTLEAVPALKAFIRRVLPEDDAHFIEAG; from the coding sequence ATGACGACCCGTCTCGAAGACAACTTCCGCAAGGCCGACCGCACTCACCTCTCCAAACGCGGGGTGTATACGGTCACCGACCTGTTGCGTTTCTTCCCCCGGCGCTACCTTGTGCCCGGGGAGCGCACGGAACTCGGCGAACTGCCTCTGGGAGAGACCGCCATCATCCAGGCCGAAGTCATCCGGGTGGAGACGCGGCGGATGAAGCAGCGGAAAGGCACCATCACCGAGGTCATCGTCCACGACGGGAAGCAGTCGATGAAGATCGCGTTCTTCAACCAGTACTGGTTGGAGAAGTCGCTGAAGCCGGGGCTGACCGTCGTCTTCGGCGGCAAGGTCGAATCGTTCCGCGGGCAGCTGACCCTGGCGTCGCCGGTGTGGCTCAACCGCACCGAGGATGACCACGAATGGACTCCCGAGGACCTCAATTCCCCGTTCCCCATCTACCCTGCCGTCAAGGGCATCGCGCAGTCCCGGTTGTGGAGTTCGATCAAGACCCTGCTCACCGTCGCCGGGGACGAAGAGTTCGAGGACCCGCTGCCGAAAGGGCTGCGGGAGGCCCACGAACTCCCGGATCTGCGCACCGCGCTCGAGGACATGCACCGGCCGCGGAAGATCGAGGATGTCGAACGGGCCCGGCTGCGGTGGAAGTGGGAGGAAGCGCTCGCCCTGCAGACCGAATTCGCCTCCCGCAAGGCGACTTTGGCCGCGGAGAAGGCGACACCGCTGCTCACCCAAGGGGCGAAGAGCCGCCGCTTCGATGACGACCTGCCCTACACCCTCACCGCCTCCCAGGTCCGGGTCGGCGAGGAGATCGCCGAGGACATGGCCGCCGATCGGCCGATGCACCGGCTCCTGCACGGTGACGTCGGTTCCGGTAAGACCCTCGTGGCTCTGCGGGCCATGCTCACCGCGGTCGATTCTGGTGCCCAGGCCGCGATGCTCGCCCCCACCGAGGTGCTCGCCGCTCAGCATTTCCATTCCATCCAGAGCCTCCTCGACGAACAGATGGCGCTGTCGCCGCTGCTCTCCGACGACGATCAGGTGACGGTGGCTCTGATGACCGGGTCGATGCCTGCGAAGGACCGTCGTGAACTCGCCCTCGACCTCGTCACCGGGAACATCGACATCGTCGTCGGCACGCATGCGCTGCTGTCGGCGTCGACGATGTTCGCCGACCTCGGTCTCATCGTCGTCGATGAGCAGCACCGCTTCGGTGTCGAACAGCGTGAGGCGATGCGCGCCAAGGGCGGGGAGACGACCCCGCATACTCTCGTGATGTCGGCGACTCCGATTCCGCGCACGGTGGCGATGACGGTCTTCGCCGACCTCGATATCTCGACGCTCGACGAGATGCCGGCGGGTCCGAAGGACATCGCCACGCATGTGGTGCCGATCGTCGACCAACCGAACTGGTATGCCCGGGTGCGGGAGCTCATGCGACAGACCGTCGAAGACGGGAGGGGAGTCTTCGTCGTCTTCCCGCGGATCGAACCGATGGACATCGAAGATCCGGAATCCGGGGAGGCGCTCGGTCAGAAGCAGGGGATCGAAGACATCACGCGGAAGCTGCAGGAGACCCCGGAGCTTTCCGGCAAGAAGTTCGGCCTGCTGCACGGGCGGATGTCCGCCGCGGAGAAGGACCGGGTGCTCGCGGACTTCGTCAGGGGCGATATCGAGATTCTCGTCTCGACGACGGTCATCGAGGTCGGCGTCGATGTCGCGCGGGCCACGATGATGGTCATCATCGAAGCCGAGAACTTCGGCGTCGCTCAGCTGCACCAGCTGCGTGGACGCGTCGGCCGTGACGGCAGCTCGGCCATGTGCTTCCTGCTCACCGAGATGAGCGAGACGGACGAGAGCTACGGGAGGCTGCAGGCCGTGGCCGAGACTCTGGACGGGTTCGCCCTGGCCGAATACGACCTCGACGCCCGGGGCGAAGGCGATGTGCTCAGCGGGTCCCAGTGGGGCGGATCCTCACTGCGGCACCTGTCGATCCTCCGCGACTCCGAGATCGTGGCCGAAGCGAAGACGATCGCCGAGCAGATCGTGACCATCGACCCGACTCTTGAAGCGGTGCCTGCACTCAAGGCCTTCATCAGGCGCGTCCTGCCCGAGGACGACGCCCACTTCATCGAGGCAGGCTGA
- the ehuA gene encoding ectoine/hydroxyectoine ABC transporter ATP-binding protein EhuA — MPPTENTPTAPSASATPAIEFKDVEKSFGPTTVLKNLNFTVAPGERVTLIGPSGSGKTTILRLVMTLEELTGGYIYVDGKPLTFEERDGKRVELPKKRTREMTTRIGMVFQQFNLFPNMTVLENIIEAPVHVLGKSKAEASKEAKELLERVGLADKADAHPTRLSGGQQQRVAIARALAMSPEILLLDEVTSALDPELVGDVLGVLRDIAETTDITMLLVTHEMQFARDVSHRVMMFDGGQVLEEGPPDQIFNNPQHERTRSFLSSVL; from the coding sequence TTGCCTCCTACTGAGAACACCCCCACTGCACCGTCCGCCTCGGCGACCCCGGCGATCGAGTTCAAAGACGTGGAGAAGAGCTTCGGGCCGACCACCGTGCTCAAGAATCTCAACTTCACGGTAGCTCCCGGCGAACGCGTCACCCTCATCGGACCCAGCGGTTCGGGCAAGACGACGATCCTGCGCCTGGTGATGACCCTCGAAGAACTCACCGGCGGATATATCTATGTCGACGGGAAACCGCTGACCTTCGAAGAGCGCGACGGCAAACGCGTCGAGCTGCCGAAGAAGCGCACGCGTGAGATGACCACGCGCATCGGCATGGTCTTCCAGCAGTTCAACCTGTTCCCGAACATGACTGTGCTCGAGAACATCATCGAAGCGCCCGTCCATGTGCTCGGCAAGTCCAAGGCCGAAGCGAGCAAGGAAGCCAAGGAGCTGCTCGAACGGGTGGGCCTGGCCGACAAGGCCGATGCTCATCCGACTCGCCTCTCCGGCGGTCAGCAGCAGCGCGTGGCGATCGCCCGTGCACTGGCGATGAGCCCGGAGATCCTCCTCCTCGACGAGGTCACCTCGGCCCTCGACCCCGAGCTTGTCGGAGACGTGCTCGGAGTGCTGCGCGATATCGCCGAGACTACGGACATCACGATGCTGCTGGTCACGCACGAGATGCAGTTCGCCCGCGATGTCTCACACCGTGTGATGATGTTCGACGGCGGTCAGGTGCTCGAAGAGGGTCCGCCGGACCAGATCTTCAACAACCCGCAGCACGAGCGCACCCGCTCGTTCCTCTCCAGCGTGCTCTAG